From Triticum aestivum cultivar Chinese Spring chromosome 4A, IWGSC CS RefSeq v2.1, whole genome shotgun sequence, a single genomic window includes:
- the LOC123085246 gene encoding uncharacterized protein — translation MAGVAAETAVASASGSGIWSRRRDEITFDRLQKFWNDLPPQARRELLKLDKQTLIEQARKNFYCSRCNGLLLENFKSLQQEVSDIDCLSSSGESKIRQQNGSQDPSVHPWGGLATTKDGILTLIDCFMKANSLRVLQNVFDNARLREREREMLYPDACGGGGRGWISQGMASYSRGYGTRETCALHTAHLSCNTLVNFWSALCDETRSSLLRMKEDDFIERLMFRFDSKRFCRDCRRNVIREFKELKELKRIRREPRCTSWFCVADYAFQCEVFEDSVIVDWRQSISETDGSYHHFEWAIGTDEGQSDVFGFENVGMKTQVQRSGIDLDQFEDYFITLRAWKLDGRYTEMCVKAHALKGQSCVHHRLVLGDGFVTITKGESIRSLFEHAEEAEEEDEDDAMERDENDLDGDGSHPQKHAKSPELAREFLLDAAAVIFKEQVEKAFREGAAQQNAQSVFVSLALKLLEERVHVACKEIITLEKQNKLLEEEEKEKREEQERRMRRRTKEREKKHRRKERLKEKERDKGKRDEFKTSDDISSSTLSNSSTCTNDESGNTFGSRAASEEEDNSTAVALCHAEIESSSIEIDGQNNIDCCDTVTKCPPVNSSEPFTSQQSKPSRRNLRLRKDVPQDHSSCWYDDGRDESRSVGNMQWRSMERMRNGDGSCNSVCSTNNRTRYRQDYNSCSCDHQESYKTEDNCFLPTARAGREMKMAKKTGVDKPLVQYRRVGSTHERNAIPKQVWERMDTRKKTGLNDTDNMSGSVDNVESPKPVECDTSGCEKLDTGREPLDQASERSTDVCKSETDQPYGQREENQSACSDGTPMTNKQKCHSTNNEGSKPDEELMTNSASSDGSSSCMSEADRESSSSSVTSLSAHTPESSSSDSEESSERVNIITEAPSTRTASRSLFETCAGNGFREYHPKATCPPHNDRFGFSVLPFQNQSSHQQNMHAPPAYSPTTIGPHSHSCAAPTNGYFQYGQPPNFFSGPVGFRVPGNGPADFSVQYNNVHRYPAPAFSCIHPEQILKTPTSFRVMPPPPLPPYRHGTAPTGGHPYGGLNPDRLNSMLKPMGPKDAPDGNKLPDKSASFSLFQFNLPIAPQGPPSPKDGKSGESVARMPPFAPVQAQPCSREQTDVKEYNLFSTDQSGYFPLSR, via the exons ATGGCGGGGGTCGCGGCGGAGACGGCCGTGGCTTCGGCCTCGGGATCGGGGATCTGGTCGCGGCGGCGGGACGAGATCACGTTCGATCGCCTCCAGAAG TTCTGGAATGATTTGCCACCGCAAGCACGGCGGGAGCTTCTAAAATTGGATAAGCAAACCCTCATTGAACAAGCTCGCAAGAATTTCTACTGTTCAAGGTGCAATGGGTTGCTTTTGGAAAATTTCAAGTCACTGCAGCAAGAAGTTTCAGATATTGATTGTCTGAGCTCAAGTGGTGAATCAAAGATTAGGCAGCAAAATGGATCTCAGGATCCATCTGTTCACCCTTGGGGAGGTCTTGCAACAACAAAGGATGGCATCCTTACGCTTATTGACTGCTTTATGAAAGCTAACTCGCTACGGGTGCTCCAGAAT GTATTTGACAATGCACGACTGAGAGAAAGGGAACGAGAAATGCTTTATCCTGATGCATgtggtgggggtggcagaggatgGATTAGCCAAGGGATGGCTAGCTATAGCAGGGGGTATGGAACAAGAGAAACATGTGCTCTGCATACTGCCCACCTTTCATGCAATACACTGGTGAATTTCTGGTCAGCATTATGCGACGAAACTAGATCTTCTCTTCTGCGGATGAAGGAGGATGATTTCATTGAAAGACTAATGTTTAG GTTTGATAGCAAGAGATTTTGCCGAGATTGCCGAAGGAATGTTATCCGTGAATTCAAGGAGCTGAAGGAACTGAAACGCATTCGAAGGGAACCTCGCTGCACCAGTTGGTTCTGTGTTGCGGACTATGCATTTCAATGCGAG GTATTTGAGGATTCCGTCATAGTTGATTGGCGCCAATCTATATCAGAGACAGATGGGTCTTATCATCACTTTGAATGGGCTATTGGGACAGATGAAGGACAATCAGATGTTTTTGGCTTTGAAAATGTTGGGATGAAGACCCAAGTCCAAAGAAGTGGGATTGATCTTGATCAATTTGAAGATTATTTCATAACTCTGAGAGCCTGGAAGCTCGATGGCCGCTATACGGAGATGTGTGTAAAAGCACATGCACTGAAGGGCCAATCTTGTGTTCATCACAGGCTGGTGCTGGGAGATGGCTTTGTGACAATTACAAAGGGTGAAAGTATCAGAAGTTTGTTTGAGCATGCTGAAGAGGCCGAGGAAGAGGAT GAGGATGATGCCATGGAAAGGGATGAAAATGATCTTGACGGTGATGGCTCTCATCCGCAGAAGCATGCCAAAAGTCCTGAATTGGCAAGAGAATTTCTCTTGGATGCTGCTGCAGTGATATTCAAAGAACAG GTTGAGAAAGCTTTTAGAGAAGGCGCCGCCCAGCAAAATGCACAAAGTGTCTTTGTGTCTTTGGCACTCAAACTTCTGGAGGAGCGAGTGCATGTAGCATGCAAAGAAATCATTACATTGGAAAAACAG AACAAGCTTCTCGAGGAAGAGGAGAAAGAGAAGCGTGAAGAACAAGAGCGTAGGATGAGGAGGAGaacaaaagagagagaaaagaagcaCAGGAGAAAAGAGAGGctgaaagagaaggaaagggacaAGGGGAAAAGAGATGAGTTCAAAACATCAGACGACATTTCATCCTCAACTCTAAGCAACTCCTCGACATGTACTAACGACGAATCAGGAAATACTTTTGGCTCCAGAGCAGCTAGTGAAGAGGAAGATAATTCCACAGCTGTGGCTCTGTGCCACGCTGAGATTGAATCTTCATCCATAGAAATTGATGGACAAAACAATATAGACTGCTGCGATACAGTGACCAAATGTCCTCCAGTTAATAGCAGTGAACCTTTCACATCCCAGCAATCAAAACCATCACGGAGAAATCTGAGGTTGAGAAAGGACGTTCCTCAAGACCACTCCTCTTGTTGGTATGATGACGGCCGAGATGAATCTAGAAGTGTTGGCAATATGCAGTGGCGATCAATGGAAAGGATGAGAAATGGTGATGGAAGTTGTAACTCGGTGTGTAGTACAAATAACAGAACAAGATATAGGCAAGACTACAATTCTTGCAGCTGTGATCATCAGGAAAGTTACAAAACAGAGGACAACTGTTTTTTGCCAACAGCTAGAGCAGGTAGGGAGATGAAGATGGCAAAGAAAACAGGAGTTGATAAGCCTTTAGTGCAGTACCGCCGTGTTGGTAGTACACACGAGAGAAATGCAATTCCAAAACAAGTATGGGAGAGAATGGATACTCGGAAAAAGACTGGCTTAAATGACACAGATAATATGTCAGGATCAGTTGACAATGTCGAGTCACCCAAACCAGTGGAATGTGATACCAGTGGATGTGAAAAGCTTGACACAGGACGTGAACCACTAGACCAAGCTTCTGAAAGGTCCACTGATGTTTGTAAATCAGAAACAGATCAGCCATATGGACAGCGTGAGGAAAATCAATCTGCTTGTTCTGATGGAACTCCTATGACGAATAAACAAAAATGCCACTCAACAAATAATGAAGGTTCTAAGCCAGacgaagagctcatgacgaactcTGCCAGTTCTGATGGCTCATCTTCATGTATGAGCGAGGCAGATAGAGAAAGCAGTTCAAGCAGTGTGACGTCTTTGAGTGCTCATACTCCAGAATCATCATCATCTGACTCGGAGGAATCTTCGGAGAGAGTCAACATCATTACAGAAGCTCCATCGACAAGAACTGCTTCACGTTCTTTGTTTGAGACGTGTGCAGGAAATGGTTTCAGAGAATACCACCCAAAAGCCACATGCCCGCCTCACAACGACAGATTTGGATTCAGTGTACTCCCCTTCCAGAATCAGTCATCGCATCAGCAGAACATGCATGCACCACCTGCATATTCACCGACCACAATTGGGCCACATAGTCACTCGTGTGCTGCTCCAACAAATGGATACTTCCAGTATGGTCAGCCACCCaatttcttctctggtccagtcgGATTCCGAGTACCTGGGAACGGACCTGCTGATTTCTCGGTGCAGTACAACAATGTACATCGCTACCCAGCTCCTGCTTTTAGTTGTATTCACCCAGAGCAAATTCTCAAGACACCGACCAGCTTCAGAGTCATGCCTCCGCCTCCCCTCCCCCCTTACCGACATGGAACAGCGCCAACTGGTGGTCATCCTTATGGAGGCTTGAATCCAGACAGGCTTAATTCCATGTTGAAGCCGATGGGCCCGAAGGATGCTCCAGATGGTAACAAATTGCCTGACAAAAGTGCATCCTTCTCGTTGTTCCAATTCAACCTGCCGATAGCTCCGCAAGGCCCACCGTCACCCAAAGATGGTAAGAGCGGAGAGTCGGTAGCAAGGATGCCGCCATTTGCTCCGGTTCAAGCGCAGCCATGCTCCAGAGAGCAGACAGATGTGAAGGAGTATAATCTGTTCTCCACCGATCAAAGCGGCTATTTCCCTTTATCCCGTTAA
- the LOC123085247 gene encoding uncharacterized protein, whose translation MASTSTSLSLAFCPLFRPTPQPQSQPRHLDPKFPKPLRLSLAPALSCAAPLAAVPDGVAIDDIIEKDWSFLNASGSHLPRALAAGALSPASRVLAVTPTASFVSALLSESPCELLVAAHESLYVLGGIKEEHDQVRCFHLEGGGGGQGGGVVEAVPGRFDAFDVVFVCYFPGMGVSPAALLRSLAKRCCKGARVVIFLDQGRQSLAQHRRENPDLVFADLPSRSSLEKAADGSKFEMAEFIDESSLYLAVLLFQG comes from the exons atggcctccacctccacctccctctccctcgccttctGCCCTCTCTTCCGCCCAACCCCCCAGCCCCAATCCCAACCGCGGCACCTCGACCCCAAATTTCCCAAACCCCTGCGCCTTAGCCTCGCGCCTGCGCTCTCctgcgccgcccccctcgccgccgtcccCGACGGCGTTGCCATAGACGACATCATAGAGAAGGACTGGTCCTTCCTCAACGCCTCCGGCTCCCACCTCCCCCGCGCGCTCGCCGCGGGGGCGCTCTCGCCGGCGTCGCGCGTGCTGGCCGTGACGCCCACCGCGTCCTTCGTGAGCGCCCTCCTCTCCGAGTCCCCCTGCGAGCTCCTGGTCGCGGCGCACGAGTCGCTGTACGTGCTGGGCGGGATCAAGGAGGAGCACGACCAGGTGAGGTGCTTCCAtttggagggagggggagggggccaggGAGGCGGCGTGGTGGAGGCCGTGCCGGGGAGGTTCGACGCGTTCGACGTGGTGTTCGTGTGCTACTTCCCCGGGATGGGGGTCTCGCCGGCGGCGCTGCTTAGGTCGCTCGCCAAGAGGTGCTGCAAAG GTGCAAGAGTCGTCATCTTCTTGGATCAAGGTAGGCAGAGCCTGGCGCAACACCGCAGGGAGAATCCGGACCTTGTGTTCGCGGACTTGCCCAGTAGGTCTTCTCTGGAGAAGGCTGCAGATGGGAGCAAGTTTGAAATGGCAGAGTTCATTGATGAGTCATCGCTGTACCTTGCTGTTCTTCTGTTCCAAGGGTGA